In the genome of Terriglobales bacterium, the window TTAGGGCAGGTGCTCGCTCAGGTTCAGTGAGCTGTCACGTGTCCGGTGGTAGTCGGTTTGTTATTCGCGTGCGGTTTGGAGCTGTTGATTGCAGCAGCGCCATCTCCCGCGGAAACGAATTGTGCAAGCTGGGTCGCGATCTGGGCTGCAGAGGGCGATCCCAGACCGGTCGCAGCGTCCCATCCAGGTCCGGCGTTGAAGCCCGTAACTCCTGCGAAGGAATTATTGCCGCTGGTAACGTCAAAGAAGGACGTGGCGTAAGCTGGCCGCGCCTGACTCAGCTGGTACAGAGCTGCATTGATGAAGCCGAGGTTGTGCCCGGCCTTCTGGTCGGCGATCGCCGTGATTGCGGCCCACTGCGGTGATCCCGCACTGGTTCCTCCAAACAGCCACCAGCCGCCTCGAAAATTAACCAGCACGCCGTGGTAAACCGCAGCGTTATAGGAGACGTCGGGCGCTCCGCGTTGCTTTCCGCCATTTAGCGTGCCCTGCTGATTAAAGGGCTCATCGTAAACGACGCTGAATCCGCCGCCGGTGGCCTCGCCGCCAATGGCAGATTCGTTCCAGACGATCTCGCCCTGGTAGGCGCCGGCAGCAGGATTCTTGGTTGGATCGCAGCCGAGTTGAGCGAGGCAATAGCTTGCCGCATGCAGCTCGGTGCCGCCAACCGCAGTGACCAAAGGATCGGTCGCCGGCGACGATGCTGCCTTGACGAACGACTTTCCATCGCAGGATCCCTGCGTTGCGCCATAGTCTCCGGCAGACGCGAAGATGGTCATGTTCTTCGCCGTGGCGTCCGCAAACACCTGATGCTCCTGCCCAAGAAGAGTTGGGTCCATGCAGCTTTCGTTTTCTCCGAAGCTTTGCGAGATCACGTCGCCGAGATTGTGGTCGACTGCGTACTTGGTGGCGCTCAGCATGTCAGTGTCATAGTTGGTCTTTGCAACTACGAGGACGATATTTGCGCCGGGAGCGATGGCGTGGGCCCACTCCACGTCGAGCGTGGTCTCCTGTGCCCATCCCTCATCGAATACCGGAGAACCGTCCTTCTGAAGTTGGTAGCCGTCGGGCGCAATTACGGTAAGAGTTGGAGCGCTTGCATCCGTTGTATCGGCTCCGTTCATCTTGGGCAGACCGTAGAAGGTGTCGAACGCCGCCAAATCCGAGGGCAGGTAATAAGGATCCCCAAAGGCATCGATGATGACGATGGTCTTACCCTTGCCGGTATAGCCGGCGCTGATCAACTGGTCAGTTCCATAAGCGTGCCGCATCTGATACGGGTCGTAGCAGGTCGCCGACGACCTGCCCACCTGACAAGTGAAAAGACCGTAGTTGGAGCCAGCAGCAGCGGGAACCGCTTGAGGTCCGACCTTAGAGAAAGGTGAAGCCAGCGCGCGCTTCACGGGGTGTGCATCGGGGTTAAAGGTTTGGGCTGCCACAAAGCTGGTGCCTGTGGCGAGAACGAGAAGACACAGAAATCTTGGGGAACAGAATTTCATAGGGAATGGGGTCCTTACGTCCCGCGGATTTGAACTTGGCTTGCAACGGAGGAGTTCGGAAGGGACGTTGTACTACAAAGGTAGGGACGAAACGGACATCTTGTAAATGGCCGCGACATAGAAAAATTGCCCTAACCCCAGAGTTAGGTGAGAGGAACTGCTAGCTGCTAGCTCCTAGCTAACGGCCACAGCAACACCGGGGAAAACGGCACTCGGCAGTCGGCACTCGGCAGTCGGCGAAGGCAAGGGCAAAACCGATAACAAAGCTGCTGAGCTGCTAGCTCCTAGCTAACGGCAACAGCAACATCAGGAAACCGCACAACCACCACCTCACGAGCCAACTTCAGGCTCGCGGGGACCTCGCTACCGCAGGTGGGAGCAACACCAAAGGCAACGGCGCCACCCGCTACCACCCCACGAGCCAACTTCAGGCTCGCGGAGACCCCGGCTATTGCAGGTGGTTCTGTTAGACCCGCAGTGCACAGTCACAATTTGTGACAGACATTCCCTGTGTTTTTCCCTGATAGCTCGCGAGTTTTCGCGGTGAGGGTCGGCAAGTGCGCGGATTTCAACGGCATAGCTCGAAATTCTTTAAATACGCTGTTAATTCGCTGTTAATACGCTGGTTGGAGGGAAAATTTGCAGATTTTGGGCAGAATTCGAGGGTTTTTCGCCCGCCAATTTTTGATTTCGCTGTTTAATTCGCTGTTAACAGAAATGCGCAACTGATTTTGGCCCTCGATATCCGATGCTTATCTACCCTCTTCCTCCAAAAACTTCTCCACCTCCATAGCCGCCATGCAGCCTGTGCCGGCTGCGGAGATTGCCTGGCGGTAGCGGCGGTCCTGGACGTCGCCACAGGCGAAGACGCCGGGGACTTTGGTGAAGACGTAGTTTTTCGTCAGCAGGTAGCCATCTGGGTCGGTGTCCAGCTGGCCGTTGATCCACTTGGCGTTGGGTTCGTGGCCGATGCCCAGGAACATCGCGCTCGTCGGGAAATCCCATTGCGCGCCGGTCTTGAGATTGCGGAGGCGGAGGCCGGTGACTTCTTTCTTTTGCACGTCGTGAACCTCATCGACGACTGTGTCGATGAGGAATTCGATTTTGGGATGCTGGCGGGCGCGCTCGATCATGATCTTCGAGGCGCGGAAGACGTCGCGACGATGGATGATGGTTACTTTGCTGGCGAAGCGCGTGAGGAAGAGCGCTTCTTCCATTGCCGAGTCGCCGCCGCCGATGACGGTAATTTCTTTTCCGCTGAAGAAAAAGCCGTCGCAAGTCGCGCAGGAGGAGACGCCGTGTCCGATGAGCGCGTGCTCGCTGGGCAGGCCGAGCCATCGTGCGGAGGCTCCGCTAGCGATGATCAGCGTGCGCGTGAGCAACTGCTGGTCTTCGAGATTCAGTACAAATGGTCGCTTGGTGAAGTCAGCGCTGACCAAGTGCCCGATCTTGTAGTCAGTTCCGAAACGGGCCGCTTGCTTTTTGATGTTCTCGATCAGCTCAGGACCCTGAATGCCGTCGGGAAAGCCGGGAAAGTTCTCGACCAGGGTGGTCATGCTGAGCTGTCCGCCGGGCTCGTGGCCTTCGAGCACAAGTGGGTTCAGGTTGGCGCGAGCCGCGTAGATCGCGGCCGTAAGTCCGGAGCATCCGGAGCCAAGAATCACAACGTTGCGAACGGAATTGTCCATAAGTCTCGGAAGATTGGATTCGGCAGACTCGAATAAGACTCAAGCCGCGCGTTTTGGAACACACATTCTATAAGGTGAGCTCGTCAATGGGACGACACCGCATCGCGTGCGCCCTTCTTCGCGGGAGGCCGTGTGGATGATTCGGCGCTCAGCCAGACGATGTCGCTCGAGAGCATGCTTTTGAGGCGAAGGACGCGGCGATAGTCCGAGAGGATCGACGAGGCTTGCGAGAAGATAGCGTCGTACTTGGATTGATCGACGTTTTCGCATCTTGCCAGCGCGACCGTCGATTTGCCTGCACGCTCGACGCGAATGTGTGAGGCTGGTGTATCTGCAGCAAGCACGGCTGAGGGTTTGCTCACCGAGCTCGAAAGCTTGTCTTCGATCGATAGAGCGAGCAGATCTTTTACTTCGCGTCCACGGAAGACGAGCGTCTCTATCGTGTTGTCCGGATCGACGCTCAGCGAGTACTGCACGGTTGCCAGCGCGGACTCGCCCTTCACCTCACGACGCAGCCGGACGTATTTCGAGCGCGTTCCTTCTTCTACCGTCGCAACTCCACGGGAGATTTCATAGTCGGTATCGAACGCCGGAGATTTGGGCAGCTTTGCCAGCGCCGCTTTTAGCTCTTGTTGTTCGTCGGCGCTCGGAGTGCAAACGTTGATGACGTTCACCTTCACCGGTGGATTTTGCTCGTTCTTCGTATCGGGTGCCGCATTTTGAGCAAGCGCGGCGCAGGAGAGCAAAAAGATTGGCAACATTAAGCGCACGAAGCGGATTGTAGAACAAGAGCTGGGATGATCGCGCTTCTCGCGAGAAAGGACTCGAACATTAGCGCCGCATTGTAGGTTTGGGTGGAAGCCGCCGACTTTAATCGGGGGTGAGGCTGCAAGCCTCATCCATGGAAGGCACAGTTCGTGCGCGTGCTTTAGCGCTGGCGCACGCGCGAAGCGCGCTCATCATGCCGGCGTTCTGTACACGCGCGGTGCGTGCGCCAGCGCTAAAGCGCTTCCTTTTCTATGCTTTTGCATACGCACGGCTGCGCCGTGCGCCCCCGACTAAAGTCGGGGGCTTCCATCGAAGAAAAAAACGGCAGCCTTGCGGCTGCCGGCTTTCAATCGATTTGCCATTCATCTCTCGCGAATGTACTCGTTTGCGAGATTAGAACGTGATCTTCGCCGCTAACTGCAGTACTCGTCCCACATTGGCGCCGTTGTTGTTGATCGCCGCCGCCGATGCGAGTCCGAACGTGTTCACGCCCGCGCCGTTCGCGAGCGTTTGTGGGAGCAGGCAGCTCGTTCCCGTTGGAACGGCGCCGCACGCAGTTGTGCTGGTTGCGTACAGCGTGTTCTTCACCGCAGTAATGTTCTGGTGGTTGAAGAGGTTGAACGCTTCGGCAATCAACTGCAGCTTGGCGTGCTCGGTAATGGTTACGTTGCGCGTGATGCGCGGATCGAAGGTGTAGATCGCCGGCATCCGGAATTGATTGCGGACCGTTCCCGGCGCGCGCTCGTTGCGGCTGTTGCCGTCAGCATTGAGATCGCTGCTGACCAGCGCCGTGTATGGCTGCCCGCTCTGAGCGTTGAACGCTCCCGCGAGTTCCCATCCGCCGAGCAGTGCTCGCTCGTAACCGTTCATTCCTTGCGTGTAGTGATCGAGCTGCCACACGCCGCTAAGGATGAAGCGATTACGAACATCATCGTCGCCGGACGCACGATCCAGACTAATGTGTAGCGGATCGTAGACCATCTTGCCATCGTCGGTTCCGGGCACAACGGCGGTTGCGTCCGGACGATCGTCGATCACGTGACTCCATGTGTAGGAAGTCAGCACCTGGAAGTTGTGCGCAAAGCGCTTGTTCAACTCCAACGAGAGTCCGTTGTAATTCGACCCGGCGTTGCTCTCGAACTCGAAGATGCGGCTGAATCCCCCGATCGGACGCGCAGCGGGGAACTTGTTGTAGGTGAGCGTTGCGCCGGTTCCTGCAACCACTGCGGTAGCAGGAGTTTCCGCACTGCTCAGGTTGATGTCACGCGTGCGCTGGATGTGCACACCATGTACGCCGGTGTAAGCGAGCGTGACTGAAGTGTCCGCTGCGATCTGGCGCTCGACGGCCAGGTTGTACTGCTCAACATAGGGCTGCTGATAGTTCTTGGCGAATAGCAGGATGCTGGGCGTAGCCGTCGCGAAGCCTGTCGGAGGGGCGCAGCCTGAATTTGCCTGTGGAGCTCCGCAAAGAGTGTTCGGATACGAAACCGGGAGCTGTGTGACGTTCGTCGGTCCGGTGCCCACGGTGAGTGTGAGCGTTTGGACGTTGATGCCATTGTTCGACAAAGCCGTGCCGTACATGATCGACGGCGTATTTGCGAAGAAGATGCCGTAACCTCCGCGCACTACCGTCTGAGCGTTATCGAATGGCTGCCACGCAAAACCAAGACGTGGAGCGATGTTGTTGTGGTCGTTCGGAATCTTGCTCGTGTCAAGACCTGCCGCAAGCGCGGCTGGATTCTGCACGGTCGGCTGCTTCACCGTCTCAAGATCGTAGCGGAGACCGAGGTTGAGTGTGAGCCGGTTGCTGACGCGATAGTCGTCCTGGACAAAATAAGCTTGCTGCAGCAGATCGGGATGAGTAGTTGCTCCCGTTGTTCCCGCTCCGGGAAACGCCTCGAGGAAGGAATCTCCGGCGGTCTTTGCCGGCTGTCCGAGCAAGCTGTTGCCGAAATCGTCGAGATTGACGAATGTGTACGAGCCGGAGAAGTTGCCCGGAAAGAAGTTGAGAATCTTATCTACCAGTTCGTCAGCGCCCAGTTTGAACGAATGGCGTCCCCAGACATACGAGACCGTGTCGCCGTACTCCTGGCGGTGAATCGTGGTTTCGCGAGGACTGAACGAGTTGCGTCCGACGAACAGCGTCTGTCCTGAGAAGCGCACCTGCGCTTCGGGATTGATGCTGTTGGCTTGTCCTGGCTCGCTGTCGCGCTGGTAGCTGAACTTCAGCACATTCACCAGAGTTGGGCGAAGCGTTGATGTGAGCTGAGCGTTGAAGCTGTCGCTGTTCACGAGCGAGGCGCCGGTATGCTCAAAGGCGCTGGTGGTACCGCTATTTTCTAATCCCTGACCCGTGAATCTTTGAGCGTTGTAACGCGCAGAGAGTTGATGGCGATCATTAATATTCCAGTCGCCTTTGCCGAGGTATACGTCCTGATTAAAGGTGCGGTCGTAGTTGTTGATGCGCGAAGCAAGATAATTCACCGCAGCGGTTTGCGCCGGACCCACAGGCGTCGGCAGCGTTACCAAAACGGGATTGCCTGTCACGTTACGCTGTCCGTCGTAGTCGAAGAAGAAGAACAGCTTGTCCTTCTTGATGGGTCCGCCGACATTTCCGCCGAACTGGTTGAAGTGATAGCCCGGCTTGAGCGGAAGCGGCTTACCCGCTCCGGCTGCGAATGCGCGCTGCAGGCTGTAAATGGGATCGTTGGCGTTCAGGCCGCGATCGCGGAAGAACTCAAACGCCGTTCCGTGAAAATTATTGGTTCCCGATTTGGTAACCACGTTGATGACCGCGCCGCCGGCGCGTCCGAGCTCGGCAGAGTATCCGTTGGTGTTGACCTGGAATTCCTGCACGGCATCCTGGCTGAACTGATACGGTGCGCGACCGGAGCCGGTGCGTCCCAGCGTTTGTCCGAAGAAAGTGTTGTTGTTGTCGGTGCCGTCAACCGTGAGCGAGTTCAAGGTGCCGCGCTGTCCGGCAAAGCTCAGATCGCCGCCACGGACGTCGCGTACAACTCCGGGGGTTAGCAGAGTGAAATCGAGGAAGTTGCGGCCGTTTGTGGGCAGGTTCGCAATCTGACGATCGCCGACGGTGTCGCTCTGGCTGGTGCGCGTCGTCTCAACGACAGGCGCCTCGGCGGTCACCTGCACGCTTTGCACTCCGGTTGCGAGCGGCAACTTCAGGCTAAGGTCGATCTTACTGCCAACGGTGATCTGCACGTTCTGAGTCAGTGTGTTAAATCCGTCGTGGGCAGCGGCGACTTTGTATGGACCCACAGGCAAGAGCGGAAAGACAAACAGGCCGTCGCCGTTACTCGTTGTGTTGAACGTCTCACCAGTGGCCGTGTTGGTTGCCGTGATTTTGCTGTTGGTCAGCACCGCGCCTGATGGATCGGAAGTGGTTCCGGAAAGCGTTCCCTGGCTGACTTGGCCGAAGGCCCCGACAGCAAGAGCAATAAACATCAACGCAGCGACAAGCGATTGCGAGATCCGGCGAACGGTGGTTGAGCCGGGATCAAAGCACGCAGAAGACATAGTATCGACCTCCATCGGGATTGAATCGTCGCGGAACGGCGAGTGGCCTTGAGAATCTGGCCATCGAGTCTCTTCCGCAGTCTGAGAACTTCAGTGTTCTACCCAAAGAAGAACAGAAGATGAAAACCAGGGCATTGCACACGACACCAGGATCAGAAAACTCGAATCCCAACGCCAAAGCAGAGTAGAAGCTGTTTTGAAAAGAATACCCGAAAATCAGTTGAGGATATCTTGAGGATTTCTCGTGCCTCAGAATTCGTGCAACCGTGGGATGGGGCGGGCCCGTTGAAGGACAAACTGCAAACTAACTTATCCGCAGCTTGCGAAGCAATTCATCAACGCTCGCACGGGGGAATTGACCGGGCACAGCCTCTTCCCCGTCGTTCTCAACAACCACGTGGATGCCGGCGCCGGCCAGCAGATCGATCGCGCGCCTGTTCCAATTTGAAACAATTACAAGGTCGGAGACTGCTGAGCCGGCCGCATAGTTCTGAAGCACATCAAGAATGGGATCGTTTGAAGAGAGGCGAACTACCAGGCCTGCATCTCTCGATCGGCTCTCGCCAGGTGCGTGCAGCGCCTCGACAATCATTCCGGCAGCGATGGTGTTATTGCTGTCGGGGTCAATCAGAATGAAGCTGCCTGTCCGACGGTTCTGCGCATACCCATCAAAAATAATCGTGCGATCAGCTTCAATCGCTACAGTCCCAATATCGTTCATGTTTAACGAGCGTGCCGAATCGGAACGCAATGAGTGAATGTCTAGCTTAGTTTCCACTTGAACCCGTGCACGCGTCATCTGGGACGTATGTTTCAGGAGGTATTTTCGAGTACTGTCGAGCGGTTGCTCGGAGAACCAGATCAGTTGTGCACGAAGCGCCTGCGTAGTTTGCGGCGTATCCGACGATGAAGCGAGAACGTCGCCACGACTGATGTCGATCTCGTCGCCGACGGTTAACGTGACAGATTGAGGTGCGCTGGCCGAGTGGAGTTCTCCATCGTAGGTCACGATCGACTTCACACGCGTCCGTCGTCGCGACGGAAGGACGATAACTTCGTCGCCGACCGATACAGTTCCGGCAGCAATCTGTCCTGAGTATCCGCGGAATTGACTGGTGCGCTGAACGAGTTGGACAGGCAAGCGGAACGGCTGGGAGTGCTCAGCTTTTTGCAGGTCTACCGACTCCAGATAATCGAGCAGAGCCGGCCCTTTAAACCACGGCGTGACGGAACTACGGTGGACGACATTGACACCCGAATTGGCGCTTACGGGAAAGAACTCAACAGTTTCAAAGTCAAAATCTTGAAGAGCGTCCAACAACTGTTTGCGTAACGAGAGAAAGACGGCTTCAGAGTACTCGACCAGGTCCATCTTGTTGATCAACACCACAAGATGGCGAATTCCAAGAAGTCCGATGATAAAAGCGTGTCGCTTTGATTGTGGCTGAATTCCTCGGCTTGCATCAACTAGTAAGATCGCGAGGTCGGCAGTCGACGCTCCGGTGGCCATATTGCGCGTGTATTGCTCATGGCCAGGAGTATCGGCGAGAATGAATTTACGCTTTGCTGTGCTGAAATAACGATAGGCAACATCGATAGTGATGCCTTGCTCGCGTTCAGCACGCAGACCATCAGTTAGCAAGGCCAGTTCAAGGCCACCGCGGGAGGCACGTTTAACGGCGTGCAGTTGGTCCTCATAGACGCTCTGAGAGTCGTAGAGTAATCGGCCGAGCAGAGTAGATTTACCATCGTCCACACTGCCGGCGGTTACAAGACGCAGTAGGTCCTTCTGTTGCTCTGAATAGAGAAACTCTTCTGCAGTTAAAGCCGCCCTGGCAACTGTACTCAAAAGTACCCCGCTCTCTTCTTCAACTCCATCGAGCCATCCTGATCGTGATCAATGACACGGTTTTCTCGTTCCGACCGCCGGAAAGAGACGAGCTCCTCAATAATCTTCGGCAGGGTGTCCGCTTCTGAGCGTATCGCGCCGGTGCACGGACTGCATCCCAGCGATCGCATGCGGCACATTACGAGTTGCGGTGTTTCGCCTGGCAGCCGCGGAACGAACGACTGCTCGAGAGAGATCAACTGTTCGCCTCGCACAAGCACCTGTCGCGACTTGGCAAAATACATCGGCACGAGAGGGATGTTTTCCTCATGGATGTACTGCCAAATGTCCATTTCAGTCCAGTTCGACAGTGGGAAGACGCGTACGCTCTCTCCTGGACCAATACGGCTGTTATAGAGATTCCAGGGCTCGGGCCGCTGCCGCTTTGGGTCCCATTGTCCTTTGGCATCGCGGACCGAGTAGATGCGCTCCTTGGCGCGCGACCGCTCCTCGTCCCGACGGGCCCCGCCGAACGCGGCATCGAAGCCACCTTCACGTAGTGCATCAAGAAGCGATTGCGTTTTCAGCAGCTCGCAGCAACGCTGCGTGCCCACCTTAAACGGATTTGTCCCTGCATCGAGTGCGGCCTTATTTGTGTGCACGATCAGCTTCAGGCCAAGCTGTGCCGCCTGTCGGTCGCGGAATTCGATCATCTCGCGAAACTTGTAGCTGGTATCGATGTGCAGTAATGGGAATGGAATTTTTCCTGGATAAAAGGCTTTCTGCGCGATGCGCAGCATGACCGAAGAGTCCTTCCCAATCGAATACAGCATTACGGGTCGTTGAAATTCGGCGACGACCTCGCGAAAAATGTGAATACTCTCGGCTTCCAACGCCTGCAGGTGAGTCAGTTTCGTGCTCATCGAGCTGCTCCTGCTGAACGCGACGGAACAAGCTTGGGGCCTTCTGCTGTTTGTACAACGTGAAGTCCGCATTCTGTCTTCGCGAATCCCGACCAGCGGCCGGCGCGCGGATCTTCTCCTGGAAGCACAGCGCGCGTGCAATGTGTACAGCCGATACTGGGGTATCCGCGGTCGTGCAAAGGGTTATAGGGAACATTGCGTGAATGGATGTATTCCCAAACTTGAATTTCTGTCCAGTCCGCGATCGGATTTAGCTTCACTAATCCGAACTTCGCATCCCACTCCAGCTTGCGAGCGTTCGCGCGCGTCGGCGACTGCTCGCGGCGAATGCCGGTAATCCAGGCGGAGGAAGCTTTGAGTCTTTGCGTCAGCGGCTCCACTTTGCGAATTTGGCAGCAGAGATCGGGCTGGGTTTTCCAAAGCTCATCGCCGAACTTGCGAGCCTGAGATTCTGGGGTTAATTGGGGACGAAGGCGTTCAACGCTGATGCCGTATTTTTCCTCAATCCTGGAGATTAGCTCGTAAGTTTCCGAAAAAAGGAAATCGGTGTCGAGAGTGAAGACAGCGAAAGGAGCGCCGATTCGGGAGACCACGTCGATCAGCACCACATCTTCGGCTCCGAAGCTAGAGGCTAATGCGGCTTTTTCTCCAAAGTCGCGCGCAGCCCAGGCAAGAAGCTCTTCCGCGCTCCATCCCTCTGCCGCGGCTTGCGCCTTAACTAAGCTCTCCGTCATTTGTCACTCCCGGGCGACTCGCGCCCAAAACAAAACCCGCTCACTCGACGCTTACTTGCGTCTGGTGAGCGGGTTCGGGATCTCGAAACTTATCCGGACTCTAAATCATTGCTTTGCCAGAACGCAGCACAAGTGTCATCGCGCAACAACGACAACATGGCATCGCGTTCTGCAGGCGTTGATTCATCCGAGAAACTATTAGTACATTGGTGTTTGATGAAGTGTCAATCGAAAGCGTTGCGAACATTGCGCAAGCATGTTTCATATTGGCATCATCAGCAAATCAAATTTGTCCCATAGTCCAATTAAATTGCATCCCGCTTGACGTCTCGCGAATCTCTCCTGTACTTTGGCTAGGATGTCTAGTTCGACCTTACACATGGCTTGTCGATGCGCACTGTGCATCTGTACGTCGAAGTGTGGGTCGATGGAGGCGCCGTAGTATCTAGGTAAGCGCATAGGTTTTGCCAACGACCCACAAGCGATTTGTGGGTCGTTTTGTTTTTGGGCCACTTCCGCAGTTCACTCTAAAGAAAGACGCCGTAGACATGGAAGTCGTTCTCGGGTTTCTGATCGCAGCGACGGTCGGCATCACCGGCATCGGTGGCGGCAGTTTCACCACGCCCGCGCTGGTCCTGCTGATTGGACTTCCCGCGGGCGAAGCGGTTGGGACAGCGATGGTCTTCGCTGCTATCTTGCGATTGATCGCAGCGCCGTTCTACCTGGTGCGCCGGAGTGTTGACGCAAAATATCTACGTTTTCTCTTGATCGGTGCGGTACCTGGCCTGCTTCTCGGAACACTACTGCTCCGCCTGATGCGCACTCGAGCATGGAGCCCGCTAGCCTTGCTGATTATCGGGTTGATGCTCACGATTTCTTCCGGGTTGACCTTTGTTCCACGACTCCGGCATCCGCATCTCACGCGCGAACGCGGCCGCTGGCTCTCGCTTCTTGCGCTGCCGATTGGCATCGAGACTGGATTCTCTTCTGCTGGAGCAGGCGCGCTTGGCAGCATTCTCCTACTCAACTTTTCAGAACTGCCGGCGGCTACGGTGGTCGGGACGGATTTGCTTTTGGGAATCGTGCTTGCCGTTGTTGGCAGCATTTTTCATTTGAGTTGGGGATCGATTAGTACCGCCTCACTTGTGCGACTGCTCGCGGGCGGAATTCCGGGTGTGCTCGTCGGCTGCGCTCTGGCGAAGCGAGTGCCGGCGCAAAAGCTCCGATTAGCCGTAGCCGCAGTGGCGGTTGTGCTCGGGCTGCAGTTGATCTGGATCGGTGGTTCGCCGCTGGTTCGAACAGAGCAAGCAAAGACGGTCGTGCATCAAGGACCGAAGTCTTCAGAAACGGTTAAATCATCAGCATCAAACCTGCGCGCCGACGCTTCCCCGGGGGTGTTGCTCGAGTCCTTCTACTCCCTCCCAATCGGCGTCACTTTCATTGAGCGCTGTTGTCGATAACTAAGTTCCTGCCGCATACCCTTGCAAGAACTTTCCATCAACCGATTCGGAGAGAGAGCGTGTCGCGAAAAACTACAGTCTCGCAGCTAATTGCCTTTGCATTCCTCGCATCCTCGCAGGTTTTATTAGGGCAGGCCGTAGGCGCTTCCATTTCGGGAATCGTACTGGATTCCACGGGCGCATCGCTCCCCAAAGCGCAGGTGGTAATCAGGAATATTGAGACGGGCGCTCAACGCGAAGTTGTGACCGACGATTCCGGTCGATACTCGGCAGCGTCACTGCCGGTTGGAGCCTATGAAATACGCGTGCAAAAAGAAGGATTCAGTCCAGAGACGAAAGGCGGCATTCAGCTTGTCGTTGGCGAGAGCGCCTCCATAGACATCACGCTGCCGGTTGGCGAAGTGCGTGAAGAGGTGACGGTTGTAGAGGTTCCTCCGCTGGTGAGTCTCTCAACGCAGGACACGTCCGGGCTAGTGAATCAAAAGCAGGTGAAAGAACTTCCCCTCAACGGCCGCAGCTACGACCAGCTCCTCACGCTCAATCCCGGCGCAGTGAACTACACATCCGAGCGTTCGGGAGGAGTGGGAACGTCGAACTCAGCAGTCGGGAACATGTTTGCGATATCTGGTCATCGTCCACAGGAGAATCTGTTCCTGCTGAACGGAATTGAGTACACGGGAGCTTCGGAGATCAACATTACTCCAGGCGGAGCGAGCGGGCAGCTCCTCGGCGTCGATGCCGTGCGCGAGTTCAATGTTGTCGCGGGCACCTACGGCGCAGAATACGGCAAGCGACCGGGTGCGCAGGTAAGCATTGTGACCGCATCAGGTACGAACCAGATCCACGGCACCGCTTATGAATTTCTGCGCAACA includes:
- the cysD gene encoding sulfate adenylyltransferase subunit CysD, encoding MSTKLTHLQALEAESIHIFREVVAEFQRPVMLYSIGKDSSVMLRIAQKAFYPGKIPFPLLHIDTSYKFREMIEFRDRQAAQLGLKLIVHTNKAALDAGTNPFKVGTQRCCELLKTQSLLDALREGGFDAAFGGARRDEERSRAKERIYSVRDAKGQWDPKRQRPEPWNLYNSRIGPGESVRVFPLSNWTEMDIWQYIHEENIPLVPMYFAKSRQVLVRGEQLISLEQSFVPRLPGETPQLVMCRMRSLGCSPCTGAIRSEADTLPKIIEELVSFRRSERENRVIDHDQDGSMELKKRAGYF
- a CDS encoding phosphoadenylyl-sulfate reductase, with the translated sequence MTESLVKAQAAAEGWSAEELLAWAARDFGEKAALASSFGAEDVVLIDVVSRIGAPFAVFTLDTDFLFSETYELISRIEEKYGISVERLRPQLTPESQARKFGDELWKTQPDLCCQIRKVEPLTQRLKASSAWITGIRREQSPTRANARKLEWDAKFGLVKLNPIADWTEIQVWEYIHSRNVPYNPLHDRGYPSIGCTHCTRAVLPGEDPRAGRWSGFAKTECGLHVVQTAEGPKLVPSRSAGAAR
- a CDS encoding sulfite exporter TauE/SafE family protein — encoded protein: MGRFVFGPLPQFTLKKDAVDMEVVLGFLIAATVGITGIGGGSFTTPALVLLIGLPAGEAVGTAMVFAAILRLIAAPFYLVRRSVDAKYLRFLLIGAVPGLLLGTLLLRLMRTRAWSPLALLIIGLMLTISSGLTFVPRLRHPHLTRERGRWLSLLALPIGIETGFSSAGAGALGSILLLNFSELPAATVVGTDLLLGIVLAVVGSIFHLSWGSISTASLVRLLAGGIPGVLVGCALAKRVPAQKLRLAVAAVAVVLGLQLIWIGGSPLVRTEQAKTVVHQGPKSSETVKSSASNLRADASPGVLLESFYSLPIGVTFIERCCR